AATACCTGGCGTGTCTAAAAGTTCTAACTCCGTTCCTGAGCGTAGCCATTGTTGTCCTTTGGTAACACCAGGTTTATTACCTGTTTGCGCTATTTTTTTCCCTACTAATCGATTCATAAGTGTTGACTTTCCAACATTTGGGATTCCAATACACATCGCACGAATCGCACGAGGTTTCAATCCTTTTGACCGTTCACGTTCGATTTTTTCCTTCAAAGCCTTTTTGGCTTCTGGAACAATTTTATTGACTCCTTTATTCTGCTGAGCATTGATAATCAGAGTATGATAACCTTTTTCTTGAAAATAATGTTGCCATTTTTGATTCTGTTCTTTATCTGCCAGATCTCCCTTATTCAATAAGATCAATCGAGGCTTTTGCTGAACGATTTGATCCATCATTGGATTGCGGGAAGAAAGCGGCAATCGTGCATCAATTAGTTCGAATACGATATCTACGTATTTTATTTTTTCAGATACTTCTCTTCTGGCTTTTGCCATATGTCCTGGAAACCACTGTATTGTCATTTTATCACCTATCTTGGTATAAATTTCATATGTGAAAATGGGTAGTACACAAACTGAGCTTTGCCTAAAATATATTTACTTTCCACTGCTCCGAAAGAACGGCTATCTTTGGACATCCGGCGGTTATCACCTAGCACAAAGTAATGATCTTCTGGAAGAACCTTTTCTGTAATTAAATCACTTAAATCAAAATTAGTCGTATAAGGAACTGTTTCATGATCTTTTTTCAAATTTTTCTCTAAAAAAGGTTCTTCTACAGGCTTTTCATTCACATAAAGTTGATCATTCTCATAACGAATTGCGTCACCAGGCAATCCAATGATCCGCTTAATATAAATCGATCCGTTCGGTAATTTGAAAACAACTACATCAAACCGCTTGATAGATGTAAATTTTTCCATTACGATCATATCGCCCTGATTTAGTGTTTTTGCCATGGAACTTCCATCGACCGGAACAGGAATCAAAAAAAAGCCTCTTAAAATAAATACTAAGACAACAGAAGGAATGAGTAATTTCATGAAAGAAATAAAATAACCGACATAATTTTTCTTTTGAACCATTTTTCCCATCCTTTCGTCTATCTTATTATAAAGGAAGAACATTAGAAAAAGCGACTATTTTTATTGAAAAAAATGAATCCTTTTGTAAAATAGAGAAAAGGTGTGAAAACGGTAGAATATCGTTTGATAGCTCTGCCAAATTCACACCATCGCTTTTATTCTTTGTTCGTTTCTTTTTGTAATTCTTTGATCCCTAAATCATATGCTCGATCATTTTCAACAATTTTTTTCCCTACTTCTTTTTCGATACAATCAGCAGTTTCATTATCTACTTCACCAGTAGCGGGAAGCTCATTCTCAGTTTGAATCGCAGCAACAGCATTTTTCGTCTCTTCAGAAAAATCACTGCTTTCAGCATTTACTTCATATCCTAAAGCCTTTAATAAAGCATTGAGGTTTTTGACAACTGAAGAAGAGTCGCCTATTTTCAATGTTTTGTCTCTAGAAATCGGAGCGAGATAGGCATAATCAGGGTAATCTGCTTTGATCGATGGCTCTAGTCCTTTTTCATGAATCCATTTGCCTTTTGGTGTTAGCCATTTCATCACAGTCAATTTGATCTCACTTTTGTCATTCAAATTTTTCACGGTTTGGACCGTTCCTTTGCCGAAGGTTTTCATTCCGATGATTTTTTTGTTTCCAGATTCTTTTAGAGCTGCTGCGAAAATTTCAGAAGCGCTCGCACTGCCTTCGTCCACTAAAACAACCGTCGGCTCTTTTACTTTAAAGCCGTTGTCTAATTCAGAAGATGCTTTATCCTCGCTTGTATTTCCCTGTTTATCTTCAAATTTCACAATGGTTTGACCGTCTTCTAAAAACATACTGGCCATTTGCTCCACCTGATCCAACAAGCCCCCGGGATTTTGACGTAAATCGATCATGAAGGATGTTGCCCCATCTTTTCTTAATGAGATGATCGTATCTTTCAATTCTTGGTACGTATTTTCTCCAAAAGAAGAAATTTTAATGCTGCCGATTGTTGGATTTTTTTTATCGATTTCTCCTTTAACCGTTTCGATCGGGATCGTATCTCGTTTTAATTTTAGCTCAAAGGTTTCTGAACCACGAGAGATTGTTAAACGAACCTCTGTCCCTTTTTTTCCTCGTATTTTACTCACAACTTCAGTAAGTGTTTTCCCTTGGGTTTCCTCATCATCTACTTTGATGATCTGATCGTTTGCTTTGATACCAGCTTTTGCTGCTGGAGATCCGTCGATTGGCGCTTGAGCCACCGTAGGTAAATCATCTGTCATTGTCATCGTTGCACCAATTCCTTCAAAACTTCCGGAAAGACTTTGGTCCAGTTCATCTGCCTCTGGTTCATTTAAATAACTGGAATAGGGATCATCTAAAGCTTCTGTCATTCCCTTTAGTGCACCGTCTACTAATTTTTCTTCATCGACTTTTCCGACGTAATTAGCGACAATTTCGTTGTAAAGGGCATCAACTTTTTTTAGCTCATTGCTTTGCATTGGTCGATCAGCAAGTTGCTTTTTATATTGATAATCAAAATAGATATAACTACCACTTCCAACAAGAAACGCGACACATAAAATTGAAATTATGTACTGATAATAGGGCACTTGTCGTTTTTCTTTCATAGCGTTCTCTCCTCCTGCTAATTTATCACTGCATGCATTCCAGTTTAACACGAAAAAAAAGCAAGGAAAAGGTTTCCCCGCTTTTTATTTGTTGTTTTCTAAGTATTTTTCCCACAACTCGTCAAAAATGAACATGTTGCTTACGTAGTCAACATTCATTTCTAAATAGCTGGATATTTCATGATAATCCTCTGATTGCTTCGGAAATTGAATATCTTTTGCAGCATCATTGGCAAACTGACTTTCTGCAGTTTTTTTAGGTGCTCTTAAAGTCATTAAATAATGGTAGAAACTTCTTCTCATAGACTCACCAATTTTCTTTTATAAAATTTGCTCGATTTGCATGAGCATCGTCATAGCGTTCAGGATTCTTTTGATAAAAATCTTGATGATAGTCTTCTGCAGGATAAAAAGTGACAGCCGGCTCGATTTTTGTAACTATAGGATCATCAAAGCGTCCGCTTTCCGCTAATGCTTTTCGACTTTGCATCGCAATCTCTTTTTGCTCATTTGTAGTGTAAAAAATCACTGGACGATAATTGTCTCCACGGTCTTCAAATTGACCAAGAGCATCAGTAGGATCTGTTTGCTGCCAATAGATCTCTACTAATCGTTCATAGGACATGATTTCAGGATCAAACTCGATCTCGACTGCTTCCGTATGTCCAGTGGTATGACTTAAAACTTGCTCATAAGTGGGATTAGGTACATGACCACCTGTGTATCCAGATGTAACTGAAAGAATGCCAGGTTGGGTATCGAATGGCTGGATCATACACCAAAAACAACCCCCAGCAAATATTGCTTTTTCACTCATAATTAATCCTCCTTACTTGAAGTATCTTTTGGTAGATAGATGTTCATACGTATATCATCGTCCACTAAATTGATTTTTTCCGCTCGAATAAATAGACCATTCTGCATTCTAAACTGATCTAAACGCAATAAAATGGTGCTGTCATCTGGATTTACTTCTACCCAGCTTGGCAGCTTATAGTCCCTCTGAACAAACTTCAAAATCTCTTTTATTGGTAAACCTAACGTTCCAATAGATAAACTTTTAGCCTTTAGTTGAACATTGCCATCATCCATCACAAATGGATCGAAGTAAAGATTGAATTCAATCGGATAGCCTAGAACTTTAAAAGTTCCGTTCAACATAGCTTCGTTTTCTAAATAAAATTTGTAAGTAATATCAGAATCCTTTTGAAAATCACTAAGGTAAAAATCAATCAGCGCGTTTACCTGTTTTTTATTTGATTGGATAGCAATCACTGGCGTTCCGTCTTTAGCAACCAATTCAGGAATCGGTTTATAATTAGGTTCGCGAACTTGAGTGATCCTTACAAAAATAAAAGCAAAACAGGCAATAATAGTACCAACTAAAACAAGAAAAGCAATCTTCCAACGATTCATTGGAGGCTGTCCCTCTTTTTTAGGTTTTCTCCGCTTAGCATCTCTTTCCTTCTTAGAAGTTTCTTGCTCATTGTTCATTTTGTTCACTCACTTCCTTTTTCCAGCCATTTATTATTTGTTTTGACCATTTCATCACGAATCGCACTTGCCATAAGTTGATAGCCCAAATTATTTGGATGGAATCGATCTTCTTCGTACAAAGCATTATTCTTAATATCTCGATTTTCACTTGATGAAGCTGTCTGATCAGCACTAACGATACCAACTTGGTCATCCATCCCTTTATATAATAAATCATTGATAGGAATAAAGTAAGAATTTCCCTCAGCTTCAACGATTTCCTTTGTTCCCTCATTCCAATTATCTACGATATCTTGCATCTCAGTGATTTCAGGAAAATAGAGATAAAATGGGTTATAAATTCCGACTACATAAATAGGTGCGTCTGGATTGTATTTACGGATCTCCGCAAGTAATTGCTCCACTTGATTTTGGTATTTTTTAAGTGGCTTTTTAAACGACTCCTCTGTCAAACTAAAAATATCGCCTTTAATGACTTTCATCAAATCGTTGCCGCCAACAGTTAAAGAAATCAAATCGGCAGAAGCTAATCCTGTCTGGATCTCCTCTTTTTTCTTGATTCTTTTAAGGATCTGGTCACTACGGTCGCCATTTTTACCAAAATTATCTGTCTGAACACCGTTCAAATGATATTCTTCTTGTAAGTCGTTGGCAACTAACGGAACAAAACCGCCTGAGTTAGTTAAATCGCCGATTCCTTCAGTTAGTGAATCGCCTATCGCTGCATAATGGATCACTTCTTTTGTTGCACTTTTTTCTGTTTTTTGAGCACCCGTTCCTAAAATCGGTTTAGCTTTAGGGATTGTGATCAACAGGAGCAAGAAAACACCGATGATCGTGGCAAAGAAAATGGCAAAGCTTCGCCAGTTTTTTTGAAAAAAGTCGTTCATTCTATCCCTTCCTTTACATAAATCAAATGAGGTAAGTAAACTACCTCCGAACGATTATTTAAAATTACTATTAACCGCTATGATACACAAAATCATACTAATTTTCTATGCTTTTGTACAACTTTCATCAGAAAACTAGAAAAAAGTGACTGAGCGATAACTTGTCCAGTTATTCCTCAGTCACAAATTTTTTGAAAGGATACAGCATCAAAAAATTGTTCATTTTACATAGTAAAAACGCTAATTTAAAACAGAGCTCAGTTTTTTCTAACTAGTCTGTATAATACATGATGGCAAAGGCACCTTTACCTGTATGCGTAGCAATGACAGGATTAGTATGCAGCACCGGAATATCCATATCAGGAAACAGTGCTTGTAAACCTTCTTTAAACCCATTCGCTAATTCTAGTCCATCAGCATGCGAAATTCCGATTTGACGTACATTAGATAACTGACTTAATTCATTTTTAAGTTCATCAAACCACTTGTTAAATGTTTTTATACCTCGGCCTTTAGCTACTGGAATCAACTCAGTATGTTCAAAATCCATGACTACCTTCATATTGAAAATATTCGACAAAAGCCCAGTTGCTCGGCTAATACGTCCACCTTTAACCAAGTTATCTAATGTAGAAATCCCGATAAATAGTTTTGTATTTTCTTTGACATGATCGATCTCAGCTAAGATCTCAGGAAGGCTGGCGCCGTTTTTAGCAAGCTTTGCTGCTTGAATCACTTGGAACGATAAGCCTTGATCTGTAAAATCACTGTCGATCACAGTTACATTGCTTGAGCTAAGATTACTGGCTTGGCGGGCAGCTTCTACAGTACCACTAAGTCCTTTAGTCATGTGTATCGAAATAATTTCACTGCCGTCAGCACCTAAACGATCATAAAGCTCTACGAATTCACCGATCGGCGGTTGGCTTGTTTTAGGTAATGCCTTCGCTGAACCCATCAGCTCCATGAAGTGTTCGCCTTCCAAATGATCATCATCAGCGTATACAACGCCGTCGATCATTACAGATAAAGGCATCATGTGAATGTCTAGATCGTCTCGCACACTTTTCAGCATTGTACATGAAGAATCCGTCACAATTTTAACATTTGTCATAATTTTATCACTCTTCCTTTAAAAACAACCCCAATTCGTGGTAAAATACTTTTGAGGCTTGAATGTCTGTTTATAGTATAACAGACAAAGAACTATTTTTCACCAAATTAAAATGAAGGAAGTTGATTTCTTGGAAAAAGCAAAATTCTCCAGAAAATACATGATTTTAAATGAAGTCCTCAACGCGGTGACTCATGGCATCGGTGCCGGATTGAGTATTGCTGGACTTGTGATTTTACTTGTCAAAGGAGCACGTCTTGGTTCAGCAGTTCATGTTGTTTCCTATGCACTCTATGGATCAACTTTGATTCTATTATTCCTGTCATCGACGTTGTTCCATAGTCTAATTTTTACACGGGCAAAGAAAGTTTTTCAGGTTTTCGATCACAGTTCGATCTTCTTATTGATTGCAGGCAGCTACACCCCCTTTTGTTTATTAAGTATCAAAGGTTGGCTTGGCTGGTTACTCTTTGTATTGATCTGGCTTATGGCGATCAGCGGTGTCGTTTATAAATCTCTCACACTGCACAAACAAGAAACAGTTAAAAATATTTCTACAGTGATTTATATTATCATGGGCTGGCTTTGTTTGACTGCAGCCAAACCCTTATATGATTCTCTAGGTTTTACAGGAACTGCATTATTAGTGGCCGGCGGTGTCTCATATACACTTGGCGCAGCCTTTTACAGTTTAAAGAGCGTGCGTTTTATGCATGTTGTTTGGCATCTGTTCGTTATGTTAGGAGCTGGCTTTATGTTTTTCTCTATTTTATTCTTCACTTAAAAACTATATATAACCTGTCTTTTATCGCCATAAATCAGAAAAGTTCTTCTTTAGCTAAAAAAGAAGAACTTTTTTTTATTTATCCCTTTACAAACCGAACAAACATTCGTATAATAACTATACAAACATTTGTTCGACAAAAAATTATGAGGTGATTAAGAATGAAAGCTATTCGTCGTGGCGGGTTATTATTTGTTGTATTGATTATTGGTATTTTCTTAGGAACATTAGGGTTACGTTCAGCTTTGCTTATTGTGACCCCTCTCTTTATTATATGGTTTATGTTATGGGATGAGAAAAGATACATTCATACTCGAAAAAAAAGTGAGCATCAACGTTATGTCTATCGGAAGTATCCATAGACATTGCACGATCAAGTTGATTTATTATGTAAAAAAGATGTTGAAGTGTAACCATAAAGGTTATTTACTTCAACATCTTTTTAATTTATCAATACTCCATCAATGTAATAATTTCATAGTCACTGATTTTGTCCCGACCATGAAGCTCCATTAATTCGATCAAAAAGGCACAGCCAACAACGATTCCACCTAAAGATTCAATCAACTCGACTGTTGCTTTGATCGTGCCACCAGTTGCTAGTAAATCATCGCAAATCAAGACACGTTGTCCTGGTTGAATTGCATCTTTATGAAGGGTCAATGTATCTGTTCCATACTCTAAATCATAAGTCACTTCGATTGTTTCGCGCGGCAGCTTCCCTTTTTTACGAACAGGAGCGAACCCTACTCCCAACTCATAAGCTACGGGACAGCCTACGATAAAGCCACGTGCTTCCGGTCCTACAACCATGTCGATTCTTTTTTCTTTTGCGTAATCGACGATTTGTTTTGTTGCTTCACGATACGCATCTCCATTTGCCATCAATGGCGAGATATCTCTGAAAACGATACCTTTTTCAGGGTAATCGGGGATACTAGCAATATAATCTTTTAAATTCATTTTTATACTTCCTCCTCATTCCACAGCCATTGTTGTAATGTCTCACGATCGCTGTATAACAAAAATTCTTCTGTTTTGATTCTTTTTAAGCGAGTTTGATAGACCTTACTTTCCGATAAAGGATGATTTTCAGGTTTTTCAACTTTTCTTAAAACACCGTTTTCTATTGTAACAAATCCCAAGTCAAAAAACACCTGAATCATAAAAATTAATAATTTTTTTTGAATATTTAAGTATTGTGCTACATTATCCAACTTATAACGAACATCCACTTGTTCTTGTTGTTTGACGAATTTAAACAATTGTGCGTATTGCTCCCTTGTACCCACACCATTTAAATAAGCTTCCTCTGGTGAGATCCCCATCAAGTATACTCGTTCAATTTGTCCCTGCAATGTAATTTGCTTGATCAGCGAAAGATCATCAGGACAATCAACAAACACTAATTGCTCTATTTGATTCGTCTTAATTGTTTCTAAAATATCTTCGATGTGACTAAACAACACTCGGTTTGCTGCTGGATCATTGATCAATTTTTGATTATTTTCATTAAAATAAATAAATAGGGTGTTAGTAACAGGTATTTCCTTTTGACGATTGTTTTTCCCTCTCAAATCAAATAACTGCATACCGTCAACTGAAAAATCATTGACCATCAATTGCGGCTTCTTATTGCCGTTCCATTCGTTGATCGATAATTGACCTGAGACATTTGTTTTCCCTTGCCCTAATTCATCGATTTGACTGCCCATCTGAAATGCAATCGCATCTAATGCTGCATTAGACTGAACTAATTGGAATTTAAGATGGCTTTTATCCGCACCGATTTGTTTGCTTTGCTCAATTGAAACATCTTCGAATAAGAAGTTAGGAACAGGATTATCTGTCCCAAATGGAGCCAAAATTTTCAATTGTTGAATAAAAGGCAGTGTAACTTCTTCTATTTTTAATGTTTCATCGATCAATAGTTCCTGTCCTTGTGAAAGATCGATTTGTTTTGCTTCAAGATAATGCATCAAATGTTCTTTTAGTTTAGAAATATTTTCGACAGGCAAAGTCATTCCTGCAGCCATGTGGTGTCCACCGAAATGTGTGAACGATTCACGAATCTCATTCAGGACATCGAACAAATTAAGTGCTGAGACACTACGCCCAGATCCTTTAGCCAATTCATTGTTCTCATCAATCGTCAAAACAATCGTTGGTTTTCCAGTATCCTGCATAATTCGACCCGCAACGATTCCCAAAACGCCTTCATGCCAACCTTTTTTTGCAAGAACATGAACAGAATCAGTAGGATCGATCAGTTCAAAGGCTTCTTTTGTAATCCTTGATACGATTTCTTTTCGTTCTTCGTTTTGGCTGTTGACGTACAGTGCAATTTCTTTGGCTTCTTCTTCATCAAAAGTAGTCATCAGCTCAACACCAGGTGCCGCATCGCCTAATCTCCCTAATGCGTTTAAACGAGGTCCAATGGTGAAGCCAATATTTTCTTCTGTGATACTTTCTTTTTTTAACTCTGCTAAATGAATCAACACATCCAAGCCAATTCGCTCGCCATTTTGAATCATTTCAAGTCCCATTTTTACAAGCACTCTGTTTTCATCTGTTAAAGAAACTAAATCAGCAATCGTGCCGATTGCAACTAGATCTAAAAACTCAACTGGCAGCTCGCCTAATAAGGCTGTAGCCACTTTAAATGCAACGCCCACTCCAGCTAAATCACTGAATGGATAAGCCCCCTTAGGATGTTTGGGATGAACAATAGCAAAAGCGTTTGGTAATTCTACCGGCAGCTCATGATGATCAGTAACAATTACATTGACTCCTTGCGTTTCAGCGTACTCAATCGCTTCATGCCCTGCCACTCCATTGTCAACCGTCACAATTAATTGAACGCCTTCTTCTATTTGCTCTTTAAAGACAGATAGATTTGGGCCATAGCCATGTTTGAAGCGATTTGGCAAGAAATAGTCTACTTCACCACCAATCAGTTCGATCGCCTCTTTCATCACAGTCGTACTTGTGATCCCGTCAGCGTCATAATCCCCGTATACCAGAATTTTTTCACCTTGAGCAACTGCATCTTGAATTCTAGTGACAGCTTTTTCCATATCGTACATCAAAAAAGGGTCGTAAAGATTTTCTATCGTTGGACGTAAAAAAGTTTCTAAGGCTTCGGCAGATTGGATCCCGCGATGCCATAGAATCTGTCCTAATAAGGGATTGATTTTTTCATTTGTTAGTATTTCTGTAAATTCTGTCGGCAACTCACTTTTCTCTTGCAATCGCCATGCATATTTTGCTTTTTTCACGTCACCACTCCTAACCAAGTAATTATAACAAATTCAAACGGAAAACTAAAGAAAGTCTCTCGTTTTATGTAAAAGAAAAACGACTGGTCAGGCTGCATGCTAAGCCATTTATCCAGTCGTCTTTAACTTATGAATTAATTATTTCTTGGTTTAGTGAAATGATCGACCCGGCTCCCAACAGATTCCGAATCAATAGGCTGAGCCGTATTTGTCGAAACTGCGGCTTCATATTTAGCTTGTAATTCTGCTAATTGATTTTCATAGCCGCGTTTAATCTCTTCCACTTCTGCCTGTGTTGCTTGCTCGCTATCATTTTTATAGGTTTCAATCGTTTTTTCAAGTTCTTTGACTTGTTTTTTTTGTTTCCACATCGTTGTTGTTGATGTCAATAGACCGATTAACGCCCCTATAATTGCCGAACCTAAAATCGTTAAGATCAAAGGACCTGATATTTTTGCAATTCCAAAATTGACAGGAACTGTCTGACTGTTCAAAACTGCAAATACCACGATAATAAGAACTAAAATAAGGCCAATCACTACCCGCCATTGATTTTTCATGGATTTCCCTCCTATTTCTTATTTAATAAGCTGCCCGCTAAAAAATCACCAATATGCGGGAATAACGTATACAAACGATATGCTCCCTCCATAACGAATGGGCGATTGATTTCTCTTTTAAAGGTACCCATCGCTGAAACGATCTCTTTCGCTAATTTATTTGGTTCTAACACAAATAAATCAACTGATGCCAGATAGTCTCCAGAAGGGTCTGCTTTATCAAAAAATTCTGTTTTGATTGGACCTGGATTAACGGTTGTTACAGAAATGCCTAAAGGTTTTAATTCTAAGCGTAAAGCATTAGAAAAACCAAGTACAGCAAATTTCGTTGCAGAATATATCGTTGATTTTGCTGTCGCCATTTTCCCTGCCATAGAAGCGACATTGATAATGTGCCCCGCTCCTCTTTCAGCCATTTGCAAAGCTACTTTTTGAGTAAAAACCATCATTCCTAAGACATTTACTTCAAACATATTTTTAGCGATAGCCAAATCCGTCTCTAAAAAGTTCTCGAAGATTCCAAAACCGGCATTGTTGACCAAAACATCGATCGGCCCAACTTCTGCTTCGATTTTTTCAAATACGGCATCTACATTATCCGGATCAGCAATATCTAGTTGAAAGGAGTATGCTTCATTCCCACTCAATTCTTCACACATTTCTTTGACTTTTCCGATTAGATTAATTCGGCGAGCGCACACTACGACGATAGCGCCTTTTTTAGCTGCTTCATAACAAATCTGTTCACCTAAACCAGCAGAACCGCCTGTTACAACAACCACTTTATTCGTTAAATCCTGTTCCTTAAACATCACTTATCCCCCTCATCCTTAAACGGTATATCGATGATATCCATATCTTTCACGATTTTTGTTTTGGGAAAAATCTCTTTGGCTTCATTTTCCAGTTGAATAATATCACCTGTTAAATAGCGAGCACTAATGTGAGTTAAAATTAATTTCTCGACATTAGCCTCTAAAGCTACTTGTGCAGCTTGATGACTTGTAGAATGGAAATAGGCTTTCGCCATTTTCTCTTCCTCTTTGTTGAACGTACTTTCGTGAACGAGAATATCGGCATGGTCAGCTAAGGAAATACTATTTTTAGTTTTTCTAGTATCACCTAAAATGGTTACCGTTCGTCCTTGTTTCTGTTCTCCAACAAAATCTTTTCCGTTGATTTCCTGTCCATCCGGCAGTGTAACTGTCTCACCACGTTTGATTTTGCCGTAGATCGGACCAGATGGGATGTTCAAGGCTTTTAGTTTTTCAACCTGTAATTCGCCCTCATGATCCGCTTCAACAATTCGAAAACCAAAACTAGCGATTCCGTGATCCAGCGGTAAACATGAAACTTTAAACTGTTTGTCGGAGAAAACAGTGCCGCCCTCTTTATCGATCTCGATAATCTTTAGTTCATAAGATAAGCGCGTTTGTGAAACTTTTAGTGCCGTACGTACAAATGAAGCAATCCCCACAGGTCCATACAGTTCTAATCGCTCATTTCCCCCCTGAAATGAACGGCTGCTCAATAGTCCAGGTAAACCAAAAATATGATCTCCGTGTAGATGAGTGATAAAGATTTTTTCGATTTTTCTTGGGCGAATATTACTTTTTAGAATTTGCAGTTGTGTGCCTTCTCCACAATCGAATAGCCAAACTGCATTTCTTTCATCTAATAGCTTTAATGCAATGCTACTGACATTGCGGTGTTTTGCTGGAACCCCAGCTCCTGTACCTAAAAATTGTAATTCCATCGGCTTCCTAACTTTCTTTAAACTTCTTCTTTATTTTAGAAGAAAGTGCTCGCTTTAGCAAATAATATTTATTTTACGGGAAAACGCAACGTTACAGTCGTTCCTTTAGGCGTGTTGTCTGTCAGTTCGATTTTCCCTTGATGTTCGTCTACGATCCATTTAGCAATCGCTAAGCCTATGCCATTTCCACCTGTTTTTCGATTCCTTGATTCTTCTCCTCGATAAAAGCGCTCAAATACAGCAGCTTTTTTATCGTCAGGGATACCGATTCCTGTATCACTGATTTTGATGATCCATTCACCATTTTTGACAGTAGAAAAAACAATGATGCGCTCTCCTGATGCGGTATATTTCAAGGCATTGTCCAAAATGATAATCAATAATTGGTGGATTCTTTTTTTATCGAAAATGAGTTGCTGCTCTTCCCCTAGATCAATCGTAAATTGCTTCTCTTCAGCAACCGCTAATTCCTGATACGGCAGCAGCAATGTATTTAGAAAATGGTTGATCTTTACAGGCGTTTTTTCCAATGTCAAAGAGTTTGAATCAGAACGGGCCAATAATAATAAATCGCTCGTCAGCTGACTCAGGCGCTGTACCTCATCCAAAGAAAGCGCGATTGTTTCAGATTCTTCAATAATCGTATGATTAGGTTTGGTAAATAATTTTTCTAATTTTGCCTGGATGATCGCAAGCGGGGTCCTCAATTCATGGGAGGCATTCTCAACAAATTCCTGTTGTTTTTTCCATGAAATCAAGATAGGCTTCATAAACCATTTTGAAAGAAAATAGCTTAATCCGATCGACAAAAGTCCAAAAATAATCATACAAATGATCAAAATTTGTTTGAATCGTTCAACTGTTCCCTTGATTGGATCTGTATTTACCAATAGCTGAATATATGCAATATCCTTTTGTCCATCCGTAGGAAGAATGATCGAGCGAAACTGTAGTGAACGGTCATTGCTGTCTTTCGTTTGAACATTAGTGATTTTATTCAAATCATCAGTAGATAGCTTTAATGCTTGAAAATCATAAAGTCGAGAACCAAGTTCCGTTTCATTCAAAATCTTCCCATCTGCCGACCAGAGAATCACTTGCTGTTGAAAATTATTTGGCGGCGGAGCATCAAGCTTTCCTAA
This sequence is a window from Enterococcus wangshanyuanii. Protein-coding genes within it:
- a CDS encoding sensor histidine kinase gives rise to the protein MNKQLNKRQRINYFLMNLVSFASIFLILGVIVFQLVQTSIYQSVDNDLERLATDQKFIQHQLMKKGQLQNQSPLLGKLDAPPPNNFQQQVILWSADGKILNETELGSRLYDFQALKLSTDDLNKITNVQTKDSNDRSLQFRSIILPTDGQKDIAYIQLLVNTDPIKGTVERFKQILIICMIIFGLLSIGLSYFLSKWFMKPILISWKKQQEFVENASHELRTPLAIIQAKLEKLFTKPNHTIIEESETIALSLDEVQRLSQLTSDLLLLARSDSNSLTLEKTPVKINHFLNTLLLPYQELAVAEEKQFTIDLGEEQQLIFDKKRIHQLLIIILDNALKYTASGERIIVFSTVKNGEWIIKISDTGIGIPDDKKAAVFERFYRGEESRNRKTGGNGIGLAIAKWIVDEHQGKIELTDNTPKGTTVTLRFPVK